A region from the Paenarthrobacter aurescens genome encodes:
- a CDS encoding sugar ABC transporter permease, translating into MNSTTEQAPALPEARRVPGPPGGKVPGGGQKKRKRSKAPQQSFRSRLRRDKQMLLMMVPGVAFLLLFFYIPILGNVIAFQDYQPYLGIGDSLWVGWQNFVDLFGNPDFVHAFWNTLYLAAWQLVFLFPVPLVLALIVDSLISTRVRRIFQSIAYLPHFLSWVLVIAFFQQMLGGAGFVNNLLRDWGMEPIPFMTNPETFPVMVVVQMIWKDAGWAMIIFLAALASIDNSLYEAAAADGAGRWRRMWHITLPGLRPVIVLLLILRIGDILSVGFEQFILQRDAVGAGAAEVLDTFTYYTGVVGGGWSSGAAAGLAKGVVSALLIYGANKLAHRFGEDGIFAKQVR; encoded by the coding sequence ATGAACTCGACGACGGAACAGGCTCCGGCGTTGCCCGAAGCTCGCCGAGTCCCGGGCCCACCAGGAGGAAAGGTGCCCGGAGGCGGTCAAAAGAAGCGGAAGAGAAGCAAAGCACCTCAGCAGAGTTTCCGGTCCCGTTTGCGGCGTGACAAGCAGATGCTGCTCATGATGGTGCCGGGCGTGGCCTTCCTGCTGCTCTTCTTTTACATCCCCATTCTTGGCAACGTCATCGCATTCCAGGACTACCAGCCGTATCTGGGCATCGGCGACAGTCTCTGGGTGGGCTGGCAGAACTTCGTGGACCTGTTCGGCAACCCGGACTTTGTGCACGCTTTCTGGAACACGCTCTACCTGGCGGCGTGGCAACTGGTCTTCCTCTTCCCAGTGCCTCTGGTGCTGGCGCTGATCGTGGACTCACTGATCAGCACGCGGGTCCGCCGGATCTTTCAAAGCATTGCCTACCTGCCGCACTTCCTGTCCTGGGTGTTGGTGATCGCGTTCTTCCAGCAAATGTTGGGCGGCGCGGGCTTCGTCAACAACCTTCTGAGGGACTGGGGCATGGAGCCCATTCCCTTCATGACCAACCCGGAAACATTTCCGGTGATGGTAGTGGTGCAGATGATTTGGAAGGACGCCGGCTGGGCCATGATCATCTTCCTGGCCGCCCTTGCAAGCATTGACAACTCGCTCTACGAAGCCGCAGCGGCTGACGGCGCCGGACGCTGGCGCCGGATGTGGCACATTACGCTTCCCGGGCTGCGGCCCGTCATTGTCCTTCTCCTGATCCTACGTATCGGAGACATCCTCTCGGTGGGCTTTGAGCAGTTCATCCTTCAACGGGATGCAGTGGGAGCGGGTGCGGCCGAAGTGCTCGATACCTTCACCTACTACACCGGTGTAGTAGGAGGCGGGTGGAGCTCCGGCGCAGCAGCAGGCCTTGCCAAAGGCGTGGTCAGCGCCTTGCTGATCTACGGCGCCAACAAACTTGCCCACCGCTTCGGCGAAGACGGAATCTTCGCAAAACAAGTGCGCTGA
- a CDS encoding carbohydrate ABC transporter permease: MATTFFTRKPRELSYNPKRPVWKEKPSALYQTVKAVVLIVFSLSILTPILLVVSTSLADTEQLVKAGGFVLWPERPTLEAYATIFKGPMVLQSLGVSVLVTAVGTILALFVTITMAYATSRTVLFGRPVILAVLFTLLFAPGLIPSFLMIRQLGLLDSLWSLILPGIFGAFNFVVMRSFFMNIPGELIESARIDGANDWQILWRIVMPLSKAVIAVVGLFYAVGFWNSFFNALLYINDHSKWPIQLLLRNFVVQGSGAADQLGITTTPPPQSIQMAVVVVALVPILMVYPFLQKHFAKGVITGAVKG; this comes from the coding sequence ATGGCAACAACTTTTTTCACCAGGAAACCCCGGGAGCTTAGCTACAACCCCAAGCGCCCGGTATGGAAGGAAAAGCCTTCCGCGCTGTATCAAACGGTCAAGGCAGTGGTCCTGATCGTGTTCAGCCTGTCCATCCTGACTCCTATCCTGTTGGTGGTTTCCACCTCCCTTGCTGATACGGAACAACTCGTGAAAGCCGGCGGTTTTGTGCTCTGGCCGGAACGCCCCACCCTGGAGGCCTACGCCACGATTTTCAAAGGCCCCATGGTGTTGCAATCGTTGGGGGTCAGCGTGCTTGTCACCGCAGTGGGAACCATCCTGGCGCTGTTCGTCACCATCACCATGGCCTATGCCACCAGCCGCACGGTGCTCTTTGGGCGGCCTGTGATCCTCGCGGTACTGTTCACGCTCCTGTTTGCGCCGGGCCTCATCCCGTCCTTCCTCATGATCCGCCAACTGGGTCTGCTGGACTCATTGTGGTCGCTGATCCTGCCGGGAATCTTCGGAGCCTTCAATTTTGTGGTCATGAGGTCCTTCTTCATGAATATCCCCGGCGAACTGATTGAGAGTGCCAGGATCGACGGCGCCAACGACTGGCAAATCCTGTGGCGCATTGTGATGCCGCTGTCCAAAGCCGTGATCGCCGTCGTCGGGCTGTTCTACGCGGTGGGTTTCTGGAACTCCTTCTTCAACGCCTTGCTTTACATCAACGATCACAGCAAATGGCCCATTCAGTTATTACTCCGGAACTTCGTTGTTCAGGGCAGCGGCGCAGCGGACCAGTTGGGAATCACCACCACCCCGCCGCCGCAGTCCATACAGATGGCAGTTGTTGTGGTGGCCCTCGTTCCCATCCTCATGGTCTACCCGTTCCTCCAAAAGCACTTTGCCAAGGGCGTCATCACCGGCGCCGTCAAGGGCTAG